A stretch of the Ornithodoros turicata isolate Travis chromosome 4, ASM3712646v1, whole genome shotgun sequence genome encodes the following:
- the LOC135391925 gene encoding tRNA-splicing endonuclease subunit Sen54-like isoform X2, producing the protein MAEDNSDKVETKADPYITRLPSGRSLYDAQSKENRSFLRPQGQKSFLDVGSWLEEKQIESLCQERHELLSEVRAQKLNELAVAEWDSDKKAVILVQNKRHILECMGKSRGDETTLHRLEALFLLDSCQLQLLRSGLPLSMEEAYELLLEDDDDPERYQVYAHLIRGGYTVVPHQGRINISAYEKAIGLNRYKMQKSRVEVSRSDSDSDIVCLDDEELANDAENQECEGEEESSDSEIEVLDVIPAKQPKLERSESGESVNSIEQTGAQTIDDDPPSTVQNGTDDADVVFLSSSQSTHRPCPQLCDGRTIGDCVVVELNKRPTLFLDFPKFDGRGATLNPPPPHLLPQRVAPSKDSYVLDVDVMQRECREKSFHGRTTSARDNASSWRRNFHREESRGQWRAQWTNEHARESRNRSHGDHAPPHGHAPSHGYAPPHGHAPPHGHAPPHGHAPAEHHTPRQPSSNWSRDSRRWSAASTSRSRSGGAASEDDAYISLIPKLDSSVSTWAELKAEASRRLNVSTLANGEGAVLWRGKVKPLVMPSNDLSITGIMSQLAVTKEVDLVHGRNETGTEPKTDLKIDFDVYVPGSIFRKSDPTLPEHRVVYRRIEDGPPTLSDIAALQRPLADDVPLVFATIDSGSCLLYSIDSVSVPNFAPKT; encoded by the exons ATGGCAGAAGATAATTCAGATAAAGTTGAGACGAAAGCTGACCCTTACATAACGCGTTTACCCAG TGGCCGAAGCCTCTACGACGCACAGTCCAAAGAGAACCGAAGCTTCCTGCGACCGCAGGGGCAAAAGTCATTCTTAGATGTGGGATCGTGGCTGGAAGAAAAGCAGATCGAGTCACTCTGTCAGGAGCGACACGAGCTGTTGTCAGAAGTGCGAGCACAGAAACT GAACGAGCTGGCAGTTGCAGAATGGGACTCGGACAAAAAAGCTGTTATTTTGGTTCAAAATAAG CGGCATATTTTAGAATGCATGGGAAAGTCGCGCGGCGACGAAACTACGCTGCATCGGCTGGAAGCACTCTTCCTGTTGGACTCG tgTCAGCTTCAACTGCTGCGAAGTGGACTTCCGctgagcatggaggaagcgtaCGAGCTGTTGCTCGAGGACGATGATGACCCGGAGCGGTACCAGGTGTACGCCCATCTGATTAGGGGCGGATACACTGTTGTGCCTCACCAAGGAAG GATCAACATTTCGGCGTACGAAAAAGCGATAGGCCTCAATAGGTACAAGATGCAAAAGTCTCGTGTCGAAGTGTCGAGGAGTGACTCGGACAGTGATATTGTGTGTTTAGACGACGAGGAGCTCGCGAACGACGCAGAAAATCAAGAATGCGAAGGGGAAGAAGAGTCCTCCGATTCCGAGATCGAAGTCCTCGACGTTATTCCAGCGAAGCAGCCTAAATTAGAACGCAGCGAATCGGGAGAAAGTGTAAATAGCATCGAACAGACCGGTGCGCAAACCATAGACGACGACCCTCCGTCAACTGTACAGAACGGAACGGACGACGCGGACGTCGTCTTCCTCTCAAGCTCCCAGTCAACGCATCGGCCGTGCCCTCAGCTCTGCGACGGACGGACGATCGGTGACTGTGTTGTGGTCGAGCTCAACAAAAGACCGACCCTGTTCCTCGATTTCCCAAAGTTCGACGGTCGCGGCGCGACGTTGAACCCTCCTCCGCCGCACCTCCTTCCGCAGAGGGTGGCGCCGTCAAAAGACAGCTACGTCCTGGACGTAGACGTCATGCAGCGAGAGTGCAGAGAGAAATCTTTCCACGGAAGGACGACGAGTGCCAGAGATAACGCGTCGAGTTGGAGACGGAACTTCCACCGAGAAGAGAGCCGGGGCCAATGGAGGGCCCAGTGGACAAACGAACACGCAAG AGAAAGCCGTAACCGGTCGCATGGCGATCACGCCCCACCTCATGGTCATGCCCCATCTCATGGTTACGCCCCACCTCATGGTCACGCCCCACCTCATGGTCACGCCCCACCTCATGGTCACGCCCCGGCAGAACATCACACCCCACGGCAGCCCTCATCCAACTGGTCTCGCGATAGCAGACGGTGGTCCGCGGCGTCAACGTCGAGGTCTCGTTCCGGTGGAGCGGCTAGCGAGGACGACGCGTACATCTCCCTTATCCCCAAACTGGATTCTTCCGTCTCCACGTGGGCGGAGTTGAAAGCCGAGGCAAGCCGCAGGCTGAATGTCTCTACGCTGGCTAACGGGGAAGGAGCCGTGCTGTGGAGAGGGAAGGTCAAGCCTCTCGTCATGCCCTCAAATGACCTGTCGATTA CTGGGATCATGTCCCAACTAGCAGTCACAAAAGAGGTTGATCTAGTCCATGGGAGGAACGAGACAGGCACAGA ACCCAAGACAGATCTCAAGATCGACTTCGACGTGTACGTGCCCGGCAGCATTTTCAGAAAGAGCGACCCGACCTTACCGGAACACAGAGTAGTTTATAGAAG AATAGAGGACGGACCTCCGACCCTTTCTGACATAGCTGCCTTACAACGGCCCCTTGCAGACGACGTCCCTCTTGTGTTTGCAACTATAGATTCAGGATCCTGCTTATTGTATTCCATCGATAGTGTGTCTGTCCCAAATTTTGCACCGAAAACTTGA
- the LOC135391934 gene encoding retinoid-inducible serine carboxypeptidase-like has protein sequence MRGSIFLVFSLFVCFKIGVVTATYEGKESWSYVKVRKDAYMFWWLMYADDSYQDYKSAPLLIWLQGGPGGSSTGFGNFMEIGPLDVNLKPRNSTWVKFANVLFIDNPVGTGYSYVNNSKAYATNNSQIANDLVTLMAVFFNKLPEFQKVPLYIFSESYGGKMAASFALALYKECQAGKIPCNLQGVAMGDGWLSPLDSTSTWAQYLYSMSLLDRYEVQLVNKAVGEIHQAITSGRLTKATELWQSAQNLVEDLTYGINWYNILTPLPNEKLSPNVTLPYKHPLYRTFQRLVAPYHGDALYNLMNGYVKQKLGVIPKNVTWGGQSNEVFSALMGDFMRPDVQVVDKLLNETNLKVVIYSGQLDLIVDTMGTLQWVNQLDWPGIQEFRQAKKKPMTVGKFTSAFYKSYKNLVMFWILKAGHMVPRDAPQSAIAMVQMILAGKV, from the exons ATGCGCGGATCTATTTTCCTGGTGTTCTCTCTTTTCGTCTGCTTCAAAATCG GCGTCGTCACAGCGACGTACGAAGGCAAAGAATCCTGGAGTTACGTCAAAGTACGCAAGGATGCGTACATGTTCTGGTGGTTGATGTATGCCGACGACAGTTATCAAGACTACAAGTCGGCGCCGCTGCTTATCTGGTTACAA GGAGGCCCTGGAGGTTCATCGACAGGCTTTGGAAACTTCATGGAAATTGGCCCTCTTGATGTTAATTTGAAGCCACGCAATTCAACGTGG GTGAAGTTCGCAAATGTACTGTTCATCGACAACCCAGTGGGAACAGGATACAGCTACGTTAACAACAGCAAGGCCTACGCCACGAACAACTCTCAGATTGCAAACGACCTGGTCACTTTGATGGCTGTGTTCTTCAATAAGCTGCCAGAATTCCAG AAAGTACCTCTGTACATTTTCTCAGAGTCGTACGGCGGAAAGATGGCAGCCTCGTTTGCACTGGCTCTCTACAAG GAGTGCCAGGCTGGAAAGATTCCGTGCAACCTTCAGGGCGTTGCCATGGGAGACGGCTGGCTCTCTCCGCTCGACTCCACTTCAACTTGGGCACAGTACCTCTACTCCATG TCTCTTCTGGACAGGTACGAAGTACAGCTCGTGAACAAAGCGGTCGGAGAAATCCACCAAGCCATTACCAGTGGAAGACTCACCAAGGCCACAGAGCTCTGGCAGTCTGCTCAGAACCTGGTCGAAGAT CTCACTTACGGAATCAACTGGTACAACATACTCACCCCCTTGCCGAACGAAAAACTTTCCCCCAACGTCACTCTGCCGTACAAGCATCCGCTAT ACAGGACATTTCAGCGGCTCGTTGCACCCTACCACGGCGACGCCCTGTACAACCTCATGAATGGATACGTCAAGCAGAAGTTGGGTGTGATCCCAAAGAACGTCACGTGGGGAG GTCAGTCTAACGAGGTGTTCAGTGCTCTTATGGGCGACTTCATGCGTCCCGACGTCCAAGTCG TGGACAAGCTCCTGAACGAGACAAATCTCAAGGTTGTCATCTACAGCGGGCAGCTCGATCTGATCGTAGATACTATGG GTACACTGCAATGGGTAAACCAACTTGACTGGCCAGGGATCCAGGAGTTCCGGCAAGCCAAGAAGAAGCCGATGACGGTCGGAAAGTTCACCTCTGCTTTCTACAAGTCGTACAAAAACCTTGTCATGTTTTGGATCCTCAAAGCGGGACACATG GTTCCACGCGACGCCCCCCAGTCGGCCATTGCCATGGTGCAGATGATTCTGGCCGGCAAAGTCTGA
- the LOC135391925 gene encoding tRNA-splicing endonuclease subunit Sen54-like isoform X1, protein MAEDNSDKVETKADPYITRLPSGRSLYDAQSKENRSFLRPQGQKSFLDVGSWLEEKQIESLCQERHELLSEVRAQKLNELAVAEWDSDKKAVILVQNKRHILECMGKSRGDETTLHRLEALFLLDSCQLQLLRSGLPLSMEEAYELLLEDDDDPERYQVYAHLIRGGYTVVPHQGRINISAYEKAIGLNRYKMQKSRVEVSRSDSDSDIVCLDDEELANDAENQECEGEEESSDSEIEVLDVIPAKQPKLERSESGESVNSIEQTGAQTIDDDPPSTVQNGTDDADVVFLSSSQSTHRPCPQLCDGRTIGDCVVVELNKRPTLFLDFPKFDGRGATLNPPPPHLLPQRVAPSKDSYVLDVDVMQRECREKSFHGRTTSARDNASSWRRNFHREESRGQWRAQWTNEHARYGRSSYRWERSSEDSWGAGQSNWHHGRDWGNREWGRGHRGRGWYRGADRGREGDWHRGAERVRDWHCGSIGGHWQQEQQWWRQDTRDSHPRESRNRSHGDHAPPHGHAPSHGYAPPHGHAPPHGHAPPHGHAPAEHHTPRQPSSNWSRDSRRWSAASTSRSRSGGAASEDDAYISLIPKLDSSVSTWAELKAEASRRLNVSTLANGEGAVLWRGKVKPLVMPSNDLSITGIMSQLAVTKEVDLVHGRNETGTEPKTDLKIDFDVYVPGSIFRKSDPTLPEHRVVYRRIEDGPPTLSDIAALQRPLADDVPLVFATIDSGSCLLYSIDSVSVPNFAPKT, encoded by the exons ATGGCAGAAGATAATTCAGATAAAGTTGAGACGAAAGCTGACCCTTACATAACGCGTTTACCCAG TGGCCGAAGCCTCTACGACGCACAGTCCAAAGAGAACCGAAGCTTCCTGCGACCGCAGGGGCAAAAGTCATTCTTAGATGTGGGATCGTGGCTGGAAGAAAAGCAGATCGAGTCACTCTGTCAGGAGCGACACGAGCTGTTGTCAGAAGTGCGAGCACAGAAACT GAACGAGCTGGCAGTTGCAGAATGGGACTCGGACAAAAAAGCTGTTATTTTGGTTCAAAATAAG CGGCATATTTTAGAATGCATGGGAAAGTCGCGCGGCGACGAAACTACGCTGCATCGGCTGGAAGCACTCTTCCTGTTGGACTCG tgTCAGCTTCAACTGCTGCGAAGTGGACTTCCGctgagcatggaggaagcgtaCGAGCTGTTGCTCGAGGACGATGATGACCCGGAGCGGTACCAGGTGTACGCCCATCTGATTAGGGGCGGATACACTGTTGTGCCTCACCAAGGAAG GATCAACATTTCGGCGTACGAAAAAGCGATAGGCCTCAATAGGTACAAGATGCAAAAGTCTCGTGTCGAAGTGTCGAGGAGTGACTCGGACAGTGATATTGTGTGTTTAGACGACGAGGAGCTCGCGAACGACGCAGAAAATCAAGAATGCGAAGGGGAAGAAGAGTCCTCCGATTCCGAGATCGAAGTCCTCGACGTTATTCCAGCGAAGCAGCCTAAATTAGAACGCAGCGAATCGGGAGAAAGTGTAAATAGCATCGAACAGACCGGTGCGCAAACCATAGACGACGACCCTCCGTCAACTGTACAGAACGGAACGGACGACGCGGACGTCGTCTTCCTCTCAAGCTCCCAGTCAACGCATCGGCCGTGCCCTCAGCTCTGCGACGGACGGACGATCGGTGACTGTGTTGTGGTCGAGCTCAACAAAAGACCGACCCTGTTCCTCGATTTCCCAAAGTTCGACGGTCGCGGCGCGACGTTGAACCCTCCTCCGCCGCACCTCCTTCCGCAGAGGGTGGCGCCGTCAAAAGACAGCTACGTCCTGGACGTAGACGTCATGCAGCGAGAGTGCAGAGAGAAATCTTTCCACGGAAGGACGACGAGTGCCAGAGATAACGCGTCGAGTTGGAGACGGAACTTCCACCGAGAAGAGAGCCGGGGCCAATGGAGGGCCCAGTGGACAAACGAACACGCAAGGTACGGCAGATCGTCGTACCGCTGGGAACGTTCCTCGGAAGACAGTTGGGGGGCGGGGCAGAGCAACTGGCACCACGGACGCGACTGGGGAAACAGAGAATGGGGACGTGGACATCGTGGGAGGGGCTGGTACCGTGGGGCAGACAGGGGAAGGGAAGGGGATTGGCATCGTGGGGCGGAGAGGGTAAGAGATTGGCATTGTGGCTCGATTGGGGGCCACTGGCAACAGGAGCAGCAGTGGTGGAGACAAGACACGAGGGATTCCCATCCGAG AGAAAGCCGTAACCGGTCGCATGGCGATCACGCCCCACCTCATGGTCATGCCCCATCTCATGGTTACGCCCCACCTCATGGTCACGCCCCACCTCATGGTCACGCCCCACCTCATGGTCACGCCCCGGCAGAACATCACACCCCACGGCAGCCCTCATCCAACTGGTCTCGCGATAGCAGACGGTGGTCCGCGGCGTCAACGTCGAGGTCTCGTTCCGGTGGAGCGGCTAGCGAGGACGACGCGTACATCTCCCTTATCCCCAAACTGGATTCTTCCGTCTCCACGTGGGCGGAGTTGAAAGCCGAGGCAAGCCGCAGGCTGAATGTCTCTACGCTGGCTAACGGGGAAGGAGCCGTGCTGTGGAGAGGGAAGGTCAAGCCTCTCGTCATGCCCTCAAATGACCTGTCGATTA CTGGGATCATGTCCCAACTAGCAGTCACAAAAGAGGTTGATCTAGTCCATGGGAGGAACGAGACAGGCACAGA ACCCAAGACAGATCTCAAGATCGACTTCGACGTGTACGTGCCCGGCAGCATTTTCAGAAAGAGCGACCCGACCTTACCGGAACACAGAGTAGTTTATAGAAG AATAGAGGACGGACCTCCGACCCTTTCTGACATAGCTGCCTTACAACGGCCCCTTGCAGACGACGTCCCTCTTGTGTTTGCAACTATAGATTCAGGATCCTGCTTATTGTATTCCATCGATAGTGTGTCTGTCCCAAATTTTGCACCGAAAACTTGA
- the LOC135391933 gene encoding katanin-interacting protein-like isoform X1, whose protein sequence is MKVHNKPSWFVSLQSKTGMQETGGENFDWLERPAFEGSKSRRRSFVQQDTGGTSGYLNTFLSHPPGGTSALAHPMHSRRLEVKKCTTLRLFWSTPVTSCATRLSFFSSTEKVSCSARLGRRVQSQTGNSVYSIKSPEPQKGKTEKHYKHVVHPKDSAPLSIIDSISEKVSLEDSWCSLRAFERSHRGRLENDVTSPNSNVGSANKSAVPRKKLYADCRTTMGREDDGTCVFNLDADFTIPVLPEGQLLTMNILSTWGDRHYVGLNGIEIFGDDGKRVEVAEISADPADINVLPEYCHDPRVVANLVDGVCLTRDDMHLWLAPFTARQNHFVYLKFVRPAKIAMIRIWNYNKSRIHSFRGARYVEMTLDGCAIFKGEISKASGETKGSIQSFGDTILFTIDEVILEEISHHDTLFKELADQPSNAVERTQVRPPTADGSRADAGRPFTTAAGRRHKRTSANSDITYGKTIELQILENWGDPAYVGLTGIAILGVNGIPLKVEPDMMAVSPVTHHSADVARLVDGTNVTTDRHHMWKVPFISGVTLTVSLRERGPITALKIWNYNSDLEDSYQGVKLMSVSVDGKTVSPAGGVLVRKTSGHRHYDFVQEIKLMQEDLLNYAPLTPTVLPHGFVFEIQILSTWGDVYYAGLNGLEFRDTEGKKIRLTEHNVAAFPESVNVLDNVQNDVRTPDKLVDGVNASDDPCHSWLAPILPHDINKVYVIFDSPIAVSSIRLWNYRKTPARGVRDFRICVDELLVYTGVLPQFEPSSVAYHTVRFCSGDTTSDDSDGYSWYLD, encoded by the exons ATGAAAGTGCACAACAAGCCATCGTGGTTTGTGTCACTTCAGAG CAAAACTGGAATGCAAGAAACAGGTGGAGAAAATTTTGATTGGCTGGAGCGGCCGGCTTTCGAAG GATCCAAAAGTCGCAGACGGTCGTTCGTCCAGCAAGACACGGGAGGAACCTCTGGGTATTTGAACACATTTCTTTCTCACCCTCCAGGGGGCACTTCTGCACTGGCGCACCCTATGCACTCGCGGAGGCTAGAAGTAAAAAAATGTACGACGTTACGCCTGTTCTGGAGCACCCCCGTTACGAGTTGTGCAacacgtctttcttttttcagttcCACAGAAAAGGTATCGTGTTCCGCTCGCCTCGGCCGTCGAGTGCAGTCGCAAACTGGCAACTCTGTGTATAGCATCAAGAGCCCAGAGCCCCAGAAGGGTAAAACTGAAA AACATTACAAACACGTCGTGCACCCGAAAGACAGCGCGCCGTTGAGCATCATCGACAGCATCAGCGAAAAAGTGAGCCTCGAAGATAGCTGGTGCTCCTTACGAGCATTTGAGCGGAGTCACAGAGGAAGGCTCGAAAACGACGTCACGTCACCTAACA GTAATGTCGGCAGCGCAAATAAATCTGCCGTACCGAGGAAGAAGCTCTATGCCGACTGTCGCACGACGATGGGCAGGGAAGACGACGGAACCTGCGTTTTCAA CTTAGATGCCGACTTCACGATCCCAGTCTTGCCCGAAGGTCAGCTGCTGACCATGAACATACTCAGCACATGGGGCGATCGCCACTACGTCGGTCTAAACGGCATCGAGATCTTCGGAGACGACGGAAAACGCGTCGAAGTCGCGGAG ATCAGTGCTGATCCCGCGGATATCAACGTTCTGCCCGAGTACTGCCACGACCCTCGGGTCGTGGCTAACCTCGTCGACGGCGTCTGCCTCACGCGCGACGACATGCATTTATGGCTAGCTCCGTTCACGGCTCGCCAAAATCACTTCGTGTACCTCAAGTTTGTACGCCCAGCCAAGATTGCAATGATCAGGATCTGG AACTATAACAAGTCCAGGATCCACTCCTTTCGTGGCGCAAGATACGTTGAGATGACTCTCGACGGATGCGCCATTTTCAAGGGGGAGATTTCTAAAGCTTCGGGAGAAACCAAAGGTTCTATACAATCGTTTGGAGAT ACGATTCTGTTCACAATAGACGAGGTCATATTAGAGGAGATTTCGCACCATGACACGTTATTCAAAGAGCTGGCAGACCAACCGAGTAACGCCGTTGAAAGGACGCAAGTCCGTCCTCCAACCGCGGACGGATCTAGGGCGGACGCCGGACGGCCGTTCACGACGGCCGCGGGCAGAAGACACAAGCGAACGTCCGCAAACTCCGACATTACGTACGGAAAAA CGATTGAGCTTCAAATACTCGAAAACTGGGGTGATCCCGCATACGTGGGCCTGACAGGAATTGCTATACTAGGAGTTAACGGCATTCCGTTAAAGGTCGAACCCGACATGATGGCGGTGTCTCCAGTCACGCATCACAGCGCGGACGTTGCGAG ACTGGTCGACGGAACAAACGTAACTACGGATCGGCACCACATGTGGAAGGTGCCATTCATAAGCGGGGTGACACTGACGGTATCCCTGCGAGAGAGAGGGCCCATAACGGCACTCAAGATTTGGAACTACAACTCAGACTTGGAAGATTCGTATCAAGGA GTCAAACTGATGTCTGTTTCTGTGGACGGCAAAACAGTTTCTCCAGCAGGTGGCGTACTGGTGCGCAAGACATCGGGCCATCGTCATTACGACTTTGTTCAAGAAATAAAATT AATGCAGGAAGATCTACTGAACTATGCTCCACTAACACCAACTGTACTGCCTCATGGAT TTGTATTCGAGATACAGATCCTATCAACCTGGGGAGACGTCTACTACGCTGGACTCAACGGACTTGAATTCCGCGACACCGAAGGGAAGAAAATACGCCTGACCGAGCACA ATGTTGCAGCATTTCCAGAAAGTGTCAACGTCCTCGACAACGTCCAGAACGACGTCCGCACGCCCGACAAGCTCGTCGACGGCGTGAACGCGTCTGACGatccctgtcattcgtggctaGCACCGATACTACCTCACGAT ATCAACAAAGTGTACGTCATCTTCGACAGCCCGATAGCGGTGTCGTCCATTCGTTTGTGGAACTACCGGAAGACGCCGGCTCGTGGTGTCAGGGATTTTAGG ATATGCGTAGATGAACTCCTTGTCTACACTGGAGTTCTGCCACAGTTTGAGCCGTCGTCGGTGGCATACCACACGGTACGGTTCTGCTCGGGCGACACCACGTCAGACGACAGTGACGGCTACTCGTGG TATTTAGACTGA
- the LOC135391933 gene encoding katanin-interacting protein-like isoform X2 translates to MKVHNKPSWFVSLQSKTGMQETGGENFDWLERPAFEGSKSRRRSFVQQDTGGTSGSTEKVSCSARLGRRVQSQTGNSVYSIKSPEPQKGKTEKHYKHVVHPKDSAPLSIIDSISEKVSLEDSWCSLRAFERSHRGRLENDVTSPNSNVGSANKSAVPRKKLYADCRTTMGREDDGTCVFNLDADFTIPVLPEGQLLTMNILSTWGDRHYVGLNGIEIFGDDGKRVEVAEISADPADINVLPEYCHDPRVVANLVDGVCLTRDDMHLWLAPFTARQNHFVYLKFVRPAKIAMIRIWNYNKSRIHSFRGARYVEMTLDGCAIFKGEISKASGETKGSIQSFGDTILFTIDEVILEEISHHDTLFKELADQPSNAVERTQVRPPTADGSRADAGRPFTTAAGRRHKRTSANSDITYGKTIELQILENWGDPAYVGLTGIAILGVNGIPLKVEPDMMAVSPVTHHSADVARLVDGTNVTTDRHHMWKVPFISGVTLTVSLRERGPITALKIWNYNSDLEDSYQGVKLMSVSVDGKTVSPAGGVLVRKTSGHRHYDFVQEIKLMQEDLLNYAPLTPTVLPHGFVFEIQILSTWGDVYYAGLNGLEFRDTEGKKIRLTEHNVAAFPESVNVLDNVQNDVRTPDKLVDGVNASDDPCHSWLAPILPHDINKVYVIFDSPIAVSSIRLWNYRKTPARGVRDFRICVDELLVYTGVLPQFEPSSVAYHTVRFCSGDTTSDDSDGYSWYLD, encoded by the exons ATGAAAGTGCACAACAAGCCATCGTGGTTTGTGTCACTTCAGAG CAAAACTGGAATGCAAGAAACAGGTGGAGAAAATTTTGATTGGCTGGAGCGGCCGGCTTTCGAAG GATCCAAAAGTCGCAGACGGTCGTTCGTCCAGCAAGACACGGGAGGAACCTCTGG ttcCACAGAAAAGGTATCGTGTTCCGCTCGCCTCGGCCGTCGAGTGCAGTCGCAAACTGGCAACTCTGTGTATAGCATCAAGAGCCCAGAGCCCCAGAAGGGTAAAACTGAAA AACATTACAAACACGTCGTGCACCCGAAAGACAGCGCGCCGTTGAGCATCATCGACAGCATCAGCGAAAAAGTGAGCCTCGAAGATAGCTGGTGCTCCTTACGAGCATTTGAGCGGAGTCACAGAGGAAGGCTCGAAAACGACGTCACGTCACCTAACA GTAATGTCGGCAGCGCAAATAAATCTGCCGTACCGAGGAAGAAGCTCTATGCCGACTGTCGCACGACGATGGGCAGGGAAGACGACGGAACCTGCGTTTTCAA CTTAGATGCCGACTTCACGATCCCAGTCTTGCCCGAAGGTCAGCTGCTGACCATGAACATACTCAGCACATGGGGCGATCGCCACTACGTCGGTCTAAACGGCATCGAGATCTTCGGAGACGACGGAAAACGCGTCGAAGTCGCGGAG ATCAGTGCTGATCCCGCGGATATCAACGTTCTGCCCGAGTACTGCCACGACCCTCGGGTCGTGGCTAACCTCGTCGACGGCGTCTGCCTCACGCGCGACGACATGCATTTATGGCTAGCTCCGTTCACGGCTCGCCAAAATCACTTCGTGTACCTCAAGTTTGTACGCCCAGCCAAGATTGCAATGATCAGGATCTGG AACTATAACAAGTCCAGGATCCACTCCTTTCGTGGCGCAAGATACGTTGAGATGACTCTCGACGGATGCGCCATTTTCAAGGGGGAGATTTCTAAAGCTTCGGGAGAAACCAAAGGTTCTATACAATCGTTTGGAGAT ACGATTCTGTTCACAATAGACGAGGTCATATTAGAGGAGATTTCGCACCATGACACGTTATTCAAAGAGCTGGCAGACCAACCGAGTAACGCCGTTGAAAGGACGCAAGTCCGTCCTCCAACCGCGGACGGATCTAGGGCGGACGCCGGACGGCCGTTCACGACGGCCGCGGGCAGAAGACACAAGCGAACGTCCGCAAACTCCGACATTACGTACGGAAAAA CGATTGAGCTTCAAATACTCGAAAACTGGGGTGATCCCGCATACGTGGGCCTGACAGGAATTGCTATACTAGGAGTTAACGGCATTCCGTTAAAGGTCGAACCCGACATGATGGCGGTGTCTCCAGTCACGCATCACAGCGCGGACGTTGCGAG ACTGGTCGACGGAACAAACGTAACTACGGATCGGCACCACATGTGGAAGGTGCCATTCATAAGCGGGGTGACACTGACGGTATCCCTGCGAGAGAGAGGGCCCATAACGGCACTCAAGATTTGGAACTACAACTCAGACTTGGAAGATTCGTATCAAGGA GTCAAACTGATGTCTGTTTCTGTGGACGGCAAAACAGTTTCTCCAGCAGGTGGCGTACTGGTGCGCAAGACATCGGGCCATCGTCATTACGACTTTGTTCAAGAAATAAAATT AATGCAGGAAGATCTACTGAACTATGCTCCACTAACACCAACTGTACTGCCTCATGGAT TTGTATTCGAGATACAGATCCTATCAACCTGGGGAGACGTCTACTACGCTGGACTCAACGGACTTGAATTCCGCGACACCGAAGGGAAGAAAATACGCCTGACCGAGCACA ATGTTGCAGCATTTCCAGAAAGTGTCAACGTCCTCGACAACGTCCAGAACGACGTCCGCACGCCCGACAAGCTCGTCGACGGCGTGAACGCGTCTGACGatccctgtcattcgtggctaGCACCGATACTACCTCACGAT ATCAACAAAGTGTACGTCATCTTCGACAGCCCGATAGCGGTGTCGTCCATTCGTTTGTGGAACTACCGGAAGACGCCGGCTCGTGGTGTCAGGGATTTTAGG ATATGCGTAGATGAACTCCTTGTCTACACTGGAGTTCTGCCACAGTTTGAGCCGTCGTCGGTGGCATACCACACGGTACGGTTCTGCTCGGGCGACACCACGTCAGACGACAGTGACGGCTACTCGTGG TATTTAGACTGA
- the LOC135391935 gene encoding cytochrome c oxidase subunit 6B1-like, producing the protein MASETKLTTVPFDPRFPNTNQTRNCWQNYVDFHRCQKAKGQDYEPCNYFKRFYKTLCPNAWIDKWDSQIEEGCFPAKI; encoded by the exons ATGGCATCCGAGACGAAGCTAACCACTGTTCCATTTGACCCCCGCTTTCCCAATACCAACCAGACGAG GAACTGTTGGCAAAACTACGTCGACTTTCATCGTTGCCAGAAGGCTAAGGGCCAGGATTACGAGCCATGCAACTACTTCAAGCGGTTCTACAAAACCCTCTGCCCCAATGCCTGG ATCGATAAATGGGACAGCCAGATCGAGGAAGGCTGTTTTCCTGCAAAGATTTGA